The genome window ATGCGGATACAAATATTTGGACATTGAAATTGTCCGATGTCCATGATGAAGGTTGCTCATAACTCAATGAAATTTTTgcctttcatttatttttttaatgattaagtGTTTGATATAATGTCTCACTTAAGTATTAGtaacaataaaataagagttaaatattaaaagaaaaactatttaCTTTAAGAAATATCTATTcataattgttaatttgttattgagTATTTAAAAGAGATATTAAGATAAGaacattaataaaaagaaaaggaataaaaataaaataaaaaaagaagaaatatcaGGTATAATCCGAAAGAAAATGCCAATGTAACAAAGATTAGGACAATTTTACCACTCACATATTTTATAGAAGgaataaaagtaatataaaaaaaagatatcaaattcaatttaagaaaaaatacatCCGGTACATCCACTTGAATAAATTGGAATCAAGGCAAAGTTAATATGTAGTATTCTTTGAACAAAAGTCCAGTTCTATTGGAGCAGGTTTAGGGCAGCTTATTTAAACTTAgaataagtaatttaaaaataaataattttaaaaaaatacttatttgctcaaaataaatattttttaaaacaaaaacaacttagacagacacatttaaaaataaaaaattatttattttattaaaataagtattatttttttttaacaaacttgGCCTTAATTCAATGACGAGATTAATCAATACATGTGTTGGCTTTTCAATATTGGGCAGAGACATATTCTCGCGTGATAACTTTCATGCAAATTACATGGCAAACTTGACTTCGGCCTCAAGTTAACGCTATTACGctactttttcttcaaaattggtGCGCCACAAACGGTCCACGTCAACGAAAAAAGTTAGGGCTGGCTTTGGTTTGGAGGCCCGTGGCCAACGCGATCCAATTTCCCACCCTGCCGTCTcgcattcatatatatatgcatgtgtTCTGAATAGTCTATTCTTCATTGCAAGTTTTCCGCACAACTCTTTCACCTCTTGTTTTCCCCAATCCTTTTCGCCTTTGTCTGCGAATGGCGTCGTTCGATCAGGCACCTCCCGGCGATGTCAAATCCGGTGACAAAATCTTCAGGACCAAGTGCGCTCAGTGCCACACCGTCGAAAAAGGTGCCGGTCACAAGCAAGGTCAGTTCTCGCCTTCGCCATTCCTCCTTATTAATGCACTTTTTAAATAGACtattgatttttcaatttttgaatgAATATTGCTTgcatctctatttttttttttttttttgctgaatgtaAGCGTAATAAGGCCTAGATCTGGAAATCAGGTTGTTGATTGATTAGTTAAACTTTCATACGCTATGTTGTTTGTGCTGGAATTTGTAATTGTTATTGTGCCTTGTTCGTGCACAGATTCTTTATTTCTTATGAATGATCTGCCTAAATACTATTTAGTTGTTTGTGTTAATATTCGGTTTGATTTTGTCAACTGCCTTCGTGTCATAATTTTTGGTCTAATTGTGGACACGTTAGCTGAAACCGTGCAAAAGCAATATGCGCTTGAAACCGATTGCTCGTTGGTGCGTAGCACTTTCAGTTCGATGATATTAAAATTCTACTAAGAGCGTTTGATAATTCCATTGAATCCTCAATTGAAAAGTAATTATTCGGGTCTAGTTAAAGCTTAAGATTGAATGCTTGTGGATAGAAGAATTTAGTGGATTTGAACATAGATTGCGTCTATAATACCCCCTTGTTGTAGAAATCTGTGGGAGATACCTATGTATGAAGCTTAGGAATTGAAGCTGAATCTTCctgttgtttttgtcttgttcTTTTGTGTGATAATGATTGGACAAAGAGAATTATCCTTCCTTGAAGCACAATCCAAAGTTGGTTTAGAATGAGAAAATCTTAccaatttaagaatttaatggCTATTACAACCTATGAAGCATGGACTTCGTCGTTGGGACATAGCTAAAATCTAAAACATAGGACATggcatatgtgtgtgtgtgtgtatatatataatcaacgtgacaaaaatgtaaattgataattaagattTATATCAAAGCAAACAAAGGGTGTACTAGAAACACACGAAAGGAGAGAAAAGTCAGTGaactagaaaagaaaaacaagatgaaGTGACGAACAGAAAAACCATGAATGCAAAGTCAACCAAGCAAGACGACCAGATGCCAACGAGGCAATGACGAATGGAAAATAACCAGTGGCACTGGCGTACTTGAGAATGTGAATGGATAGTGTCGTGCAAAAGGAGCAAATCGCAAACGTGAATAGAAGAGAAGAAGGTAGAACGTAATGTGAAAAAGGTTATCAAAAtaggttaattttaaaaagaaaattttataatctAATCTTTtaggtttatttttaaaaaaattgattaaaaaaaataaaggtgtcCGTTGTGTGTCCAGAGAAGTGTTCGCGGCATGTCCAAGCcccaacaaataaaataaaaaattggacaCCCCAAAAATGTGTCTCACACAGTGTTTGCTGTGTGTCCGAGGAGTGTCGGTGTTGGAAATGTGTCCAACACATTGACACAACATTCATTGGAAGTGTATGTGCTTCCTAGATTACAAGACATTGAGACATGCCTTTGGTTGTATTAGCACAATCCAAAGTTTTCATTGTATTGAGATTCTGTTTCGTGTGAAGTGTGTTCAAGAAACAAATCGTACTTGGTCACTAATGTATACATTGCTGCTTCCTTGTCCCGATTTGGTAGGCACTCAATTGATGACAATCTATTGTACcagttatataattatttttctgttgCTTCTATCACCCTCTTAAATAATGTTTATGTATTCTAATATTTGCCCTTTTGACAATCTCAGGACCCAATCTGAATGGTTTGTTTGGAAGGCAATCTGGCACAACTCCCGGATATTCCTACTCTTCAGCTAACAAGAACATGGCTGTGACTTGGGAAGAAAAGACACTATACGATTACTTGCTTAACCCCAAAAAGGTACAAAAAACTAGTATTTCTGTATGAATGGCTATTAATTACTGATCATCCAAATGTGAGATATGCTTCACCAATGTTCTCTCTGAACTGGATGGATAGAGAAGTGGGAAAGAGTGGAGCCTGGCTCCCTCTCAAAAATATCtcttttaaaatacatattaatCCTTATTAATTTGAGAATGAGGACTTCTTTCTCAAAATTGTCACATGACTTTGTTTATATTTagcatttgtctttttttttttataaaaa of Glycine soja cultivar W05 chromosome 1, ASM419377v2, whole genome shotgun sequence contains these proteins:
- the LOC114366975 gene encoding cytochrome c-like, with product MASFDQAPPGDVKSGDKIFRTKCAQCHTVEKGAGHKQGPNLNGLFGRQSGTTPGYSYSSANKNMAVTWEEKTLYDYLLNPKKYIPGTKMVFPGLKKPQERADLIAYLKESTAQ